A genome region from Hevea brasiliensis isolate MT/VB/25A 57/8 chromosome 9, ASM3005281v1, whole genome shotgun sequence includes the following:
- the LOC110636313 gene encoding MYB-like transcription factor ODO1 produces the protein MGRQPCCDKLGVKKGPWTAEEDKKLINFILTNGQCCWRAVPKLAGLRRCGKSCRLRWTNYLRPDLKRGLLTEAEEQLVIDLHARLGNRWSKIAARLPGRTDNEIKNHWNTHIKKKLIKMGIDPVTHESFHKEPRTEESSSISQTDNLLPESGSKNNSSMRENDGGIVNSEENSSSSHENCCSDESILLDSICNDETLLNSLWMDEPPLVDASWNNNNPPATDNTNNNGELGYPYPSWEDNCTWLLDCQDFGVHDFGFDCFDDLEFKSLNALEMEQKH, from the exons ATGGGCAGGCAACCTTGCTGTGATAAACTTGGGGTCAAGAAAGGGCCATGGACAGCTGAGGAGGACAAGAAACTCATCAATTTCATTCTCACCAATGGCCAGTGCTGTTGGAGAGCTGTCCCTAAGCTTGCCGGACTCCGGCGATGCGGCAAGAGTTGCCGTCTTCGTTGGACTAATTATCTTCGTCCTGACTTGAAGAGAGGCCTTCTAACTGAAGCAGAAGAGCAGCTGGTTATTGATCTTCATGCTCGTCTTGGCAATAG GTGGTCAAAGATTGCTGCTAGGTTGCCTGGAAGGACAGACAATGAGATCAAGAATCACTGGAACACCCACATCAAGAAAAAGCTTATTAAGATGGGGATTGATCCTGTTACGCACGAATCCTTCCATAAAGAGCCCAGGACCGAGGAAAGTTCATCGATATCCCAGACTGATAATCTTTTACCGGAATCTGGCAGCAAGAACAACAGTAGTATGCGAGAAAATGATGGTGGCATCGTAAACTCGGAGGAAAATTCAAGCTCATCGCATGAAAATTGTTGTAGTGATGAATCGATTCTATTAGATAGTATCTGCAACGACGAAACGTTATTGAATAGCTTGTGGATGGATGAGCCTCCTCTAGTTGACGCATCATGGAACAATAATAATCCTCCTGCAACAGATAATACTAACAATAATGGAGAATTGGGTTATCCATATCCATCGTGGGAAGATAATTGCACCTGGTTATTGGATTGCCAAGACTTTGGAGTCCATGATTTTGGCTTTGATTGCTTCGACGACCTGGAGTTTAAGTCACTGAACGCATTAGAGATGGAACAAAAGCACTAG
- the LOC110636333 gene encoding uncharacterized protein LOC110636333 isoform X2, with protein MAALSLGIAFSTTVTVRTRPITRTSRRPRISCVGWDPEGLFGPPQTGHIARREFQRRLERDAEVREAFEQHTREEKERRRALRRSRVIPDTPAELIEYFLETEAQEIEFEIARMRPRLNQEFFSHLQFELGQLRFAVSKTEDMEDRLIELEALQKALLEGTEAYDKMQGELVKARNSLTKILTSKDVKATKEAAAFMEKLRAAMLKYMTV; from the exons ATGGCCGCTCTTAGCCTTGGCATCGCCTTCTCCACAACAGTCACTGTCCGCACAAGGCCAATAACAAGAACCAGTCGCAGGCCCCGAATCTCCTGCGTTGGATGG GATCCAGAGGGGTTATTTGGTCCTCCACAGACGGGCCACATCGCCCGACGCGAGTTCCAAAGACGCCTGGAGAGAGACGCCGAGGTTCGTGAGGCATTTGAGCAACATACCCGCGAAGAGAAAGAGCGTCGCCGAGCTCTGCGCCGA TCTCGAGTTATACCGGATACTCCAGCGGAGCTTATTGAGTACTTTCTTGAAACTGAGGCTCAGGAGATCGAGTTTGAGATTGCGAGGATGAGGCCCCG ATTGAATCAGGAATTCTTCTCACATCTACAATTTGAACTGGGGCAGCTTCGGTTTGCTGTCTCAAAAACAGAG gaTATGGAGGATAGATTGATTGAACTGGAAGCACTGCAGAAGGCTCTGCTGGAAGGCACAG AAGCCTATGATAAAATGCAAGGTGAACTTGTAAAGGCAAGGAACAGCCTAACCAAAATCTTGACATCGAAGGATGTGAAAGCAACT AAAGAAGCAGCAGCTTTCATGGAAAAGCTTCGTGCAGCTATGCTCAAGTACATGACAGTTTAG
- the LOC110636317 gene encoding FAM10 family protein At4g22670, translating into MDAAKVKELKLFIEQCKSNPSILSDPSLSFFRDYLESLDAKLPPSAYNHADSKSKSYVVEESDEEIEDKEAPQREPEEEEEEEEDEIIESDIELEGETVEPDNDPPQKMGDPSVEVTEENREASQGAKAKAMEAISEGKLEEAIDHLSEAISLNPTSAIMYATRATVYIKMKKPNAAIRDANAALEINPDSAKGYKSRGMARAMLGQWEEAAKDLHLASKLDYDEEISAVLKKVEPNAHKIEDHRRKYERLGKEREDRKIERERQRRRAKAQAEYEKAKKQEQSSSSRKPGGMPGGFPGGMPGGMPGGFPGGMPGGMPGGFPGAMPGGMPGNVDFSTILNDPELMTAFSDPEVMTALQDVMKNPANLAKHQANPKVAPVIAKMMGKFAGPK; encoded by the exons ATGGACGCAGCTAAAGTCAAAGAACTGAAGCTTTTCATCGAACAATGCAAATCCAATCCCTCCATTCTTAGCGATCCTTCCCTATCCTTCTTCCGCGACTACCTCGAGAG TCTCGACGCTAAGCTCCCTCCATCTGCTTACAACCACGCAGACTCCAAATCG AAGAGCTATGTCGTGGAGGAGAGCGACGAGGAAATTGAGGATAAGGAAGCTCCACAAAGAGAGCCcgaagaggaagaagaggaggaggaggatgAGATAATCGAATCGGACATTGAGCTTGAGGGCGAGACTGTTGAGCCTGATAATGATCCTCCTCAGAAG ATGGGTGACCCGTCAGTAGAAGTCACAGAGGAGAATCGCGAGGCTTCGCAAGGGGCAAAGGCCAAAGCTATGGAGGCCATCTCTGAAG GTAAACTGGAGGAAGCGATTGACCACTTATCTGAGGCTATTTCCCTCAATCCGACTTCAGCAATCATGTATGCGACCAGAG CTACTGTTTATATCAAAATGAAGAAACCCAATGCTGCCATCCGGGATGCTAATGCTGCACTTGAG ATTAACCCAGATTCAGCTAAGGGCTACAAATCTCGTGGCATGGCACGAGCAATGCTTGGTCAGTGGGAAGAGGCTGCCAAAGACCTTCACCTGGCATcaaagttagattatgatgaggAAATAAGTGCCGTACTCAAGAAG GTTGAACCCAATGCACACAAGATTGAGGATCATCGGAGGAAGTATGAAAGGTTGGGCAAAGAGAGAGAGGATAGAAAGATTGAACGTGAGAGACAACGTCGACGTGCCAAAGCACAG gctgagtatgagaaggcaAAAAAGCAAGAGCAATCTTCTTCTAGCAGAAAACCTGGAGGTATGCCTGGTGGATTTCCTGGTGGAATGCCGGGAGGAATGCCTGGTGGGTTTCCTGGTGGAATGCCAGGAGGAATGCCTGGAGGTTTTCCAGGTGCCATGCCAGGGGGAATGCCAGGAAATGTCGATTTCAGTACAATCTTGAAT GACCCAGAACTGATGACTGCTTTTAGTGATCCTGAAGTCATGACTGCCCTTCAAGATG TAATGAAGAACCCGGCTAATCTCGCTAAGCACCAAGCGAATCCCAAGGTAGCTCCTGTAATTGCTAAGATGATGGGCAAATTCGCTGGCCCAAAATGA
- the LOC110636318 gene encoding non-specific lipid transfer protein GPI-anchored 7, producing MASSTTMSTVVMMVAFLLLSTSTTTTNAQNVASCAQKLIPCGDYLNTTTTPPESCCGSIKEAVTNELPCLCNLYNSPGLLQSFNINITQALALTRRCGVNADLSACTKAESPGSVPPPPGVPGNDGSRMAWTGFSGLLLLWVSSLFY from the exons ATGGCTTCCTCAACAACAATGTCCACGGTGGTGATGATGGTGGCCTTCCTACTTTTGAGCACCAGCACAACCACAACAAATGCGCAGAACGTAGCATCTTGTGCTCAGAAGCTAATCCCATGCGGCGACTACCTCAACACAACAACCACCCCTCCAGAGTCTTGCTGTGGCTCCATCAAAGAAGCCGTAACTAACGAGCTCCCTTGCCTCTGCAACCTCTATAACTCCCCTGGTTTGCTCCAAAGCTTTAACATCAATATCACTCAGGCCCTGGCCCTCACCCGGCGATGCGGGGTTAACGCTGATCTCTCTGCTTGCACCAAAG CTGAATCGCCAGGTTCCGTGCCCCCACCTCCAG GAGTGCCAGGAAATGATGGCAGCAGAATGGCGTGGACTGGATTTTCTGGCTTGCTCTTATTATGGGTCTCTTCTCTATTTTATTAG
- the LOC110636333 gene encoding uncharacterized protein LOC110636333 isoform X1 has product MAALSLGIAFSTTVTVRTRPITRTSRRPRISCVGWDPEGLFGPPQTGHIARREFQRRLERDAEVREAFEQHTREEKERRRALRRSRVIPDTPAELIEYFLETEAQEIEFEIARMRPRLNQEFFSHLQFELGQLRFAVSKTEDMEDRLIELEALQKALLEGTEAYDKMQGELVKARNSLTKILTSKDVKATLLEMVEKNELNRSLLTLLDENISNANQSNQKEAAAFMEKLRAAMLKYMTV; this is encoded by the exons ATGGCCGCTCTTAGCCTTGGCATCGCCTTCTCCACAACAGTCACTGTCCGCACAAGGCCAATAACAAGAACCAGTCGCAGGCCCCGAATCTCCTGCGTTGGATGG GATCCAGAGGGGTTATTTGGTCCTCCACAGACGGGCCACATCGCCCGACGCGAGTTCCAAAGACGCCTGGAGAGAGACGCCGAGGTTCGTGAGGCATTTGAGCAACATACCCGCGAAGAGAAAGAGCGTCGCCGAGCTCTGCGCCGA TCTCGAGTTATACCGGATACTCCAGCGGAGCTTATTGAGTACTTTCTTGAAACTGAGGCTCAGGAGATCGAGTTTGAGATTGCGAGGATGAGGCCCCG ATTGAATCAGGAATTCTTCTCACATCTACAATTTGAACTGGGGCAGCTTCGGTTTGCTGTCTCAAAAACAGAG gaTATGGAGGATAGATTGATTGAACTGGAAGCACTGCAGAAGGCTCTGCTGGAAGGCACAG AAGCCTATGATAAAATGCAAGGTGAACTTGTAAAGGCAAGGAACAGCCTAACCAAAATCTTGACATCGAAGGATGTGAAAGCAACT TTGTTAGAGATGGTTGAGAAGAATGAACTCAATAGATCCTTGTTGACACTTCTTGATGAAAATATATCAAATGCCAACCAAAGTAACCAG AAAGAAGCAGCAGCTTTCATGGAAAAGCTTCGTGCAGCTATGCTCAAGTACATGACAGTTTAG